Sequence from the Armatimonadia bacterium genome:
AGGCGCGGCAGACGGTCGCGACGATCACCTACCAGAACTTCTTCCGCCTCTATGACAAGATCGCCGGGATGACGGGTACTGCGAAGACGGAAGAGGGCGAGTTCGTCCGCATCTACGACATGCCGGTCATCGTGGTGCCGACGAACGTACCTGTGAAGCGCCTGGACTCGCCGGACGTGGTCTACAAGACGGCCGAGGCGAAGTACCGGGCCATCGTCGGCGAGATCGTAAACACTCATGTTCGTGAGCAGCCGACCCTGGTCGGCACGCGCTCGGTTGAGGTCAGTGAGTACGTGAGCAGCCGGCTGGCCGCGGATCGGATCCAGACGCAGTGCCTGGTCGCGCTATGTCAGGCGCAGATCTACGACGAGAAGGCGACCCGGCTCACGAAGGAACAACGCCAGGAATACATGACGACGCTGCGCAAGCCCATCGAGGAGCTGAGCCGGCACGACCTGCGTCCGATCGCCAAGGCCGTGGGCGTGGACATGGAGCCAACGGCCGAGGAGAACCTCGATGCGACGCTGCGGCTCCTGGATGTGGCGAGCGACAAGACGCCGCCGGAGGATCGGCAACGCTACCGGGAACGTCTGGAGCGAGTCCTACGCGAGGGCGTGGACCACAGTGTACTGAACGCGAAGTTCCACGAGCAGGAAGGGCAGATCATCGCACAGGCTGGTCGTCCCGGTGCGGTCACCGTCGCGACGAACATGGCTGGTCGTGGCGTTGACATCGTGCTGGGTGGCAAGCCTGAGGACGGCCGGAAGTTCGATCCGGAGCAGCAGGAGAAGGTGAGGGCCGCCGGTGGCCTGCACATCCTCGGTACGGAACGCCATGAGAGTCGGCGCATCGACAACCAGCTTCGTGGTCGATCGGGCCGTCAGGGCGACCCGGGTAGCTCGCGGTTCTACATCTCGCTGGAAGACGAACTGATGCGCCTCTTCGGCCCGGAGCGGTTCGGGTTCTTCCTGAACTCATGGCCGGAGGAGGAGGCGCTGGTCCACAAGATCGTCACCCGCAGTCTCGAGCGCGCGCAGGAGAAAGTCGAGATGCGCAACTTCGAGATGCGGCGCAACACCTTGCGCTATGACGATGTGATGAACAAGCAGCGCGAGGTCATCTATGGTGACCGCCGCCGCGTGCTCATGGGCGAGGACATCAGCGAGAGCGTGCTGCGGATGCTCGACCGGACGATCGCGAGCGCCGTGAGCACCCATGCCAGCAAGGACCTGCACGATCTGGACCGGGACATCGAGGGGCTGCATGCGGCCTTGACCGAATCCGTGCCGGGGATCGAGCAGCGCCTGACGGTGGAGGATGTGTGGAACCTGAACGGCCCGCACCTGGAGGAGGACCTGTGCGAGGTCGTGCGGGGGATGTATGCTGAGCGCGAGGAGACCATTGGCTCGGAGCTGATGCGGCAGATCGAGCGCAGTTGGTTGCTGCGGGTCATTGATACGAACTGGATGCAGCACCTGCAGGAGATGGACTACCTGCGCGACAGCGTGGGTCTGCGAGCCTACGGGCAGATGGACCCGCTCATGCAGTACCAGAAGGAAGCCTACGAGTACTTCGACGGCCTCCTGGACCACATCGCCCGGGACGTGACCAAGGCCATGTTCCTTACCGAGGTGGCCGTGGAGCAGAAGGGCGTGGAAGTCCAGGACATGGAGCAGGGCACGCCCATGACCGAGGCTGCCCAGGACCACCGGGACGGTCGCGGTCACACCTATGTGAAGCGCGACAAGGAACCGGGGCGCAACGATCCCTGCCCCTGCGGCAGCGGCAAGAAGTACAAGAAGTGCTGCGGGTTGACGACCGCCAACCGGTAGCTGCCGATCGAAGTCAGGCCGGCGTGGCTTTGGAGTCCGGCGCCGCGAACCTGCAACCCGTAGCGGGACGTGGAGGCACGCACAGATGCTAATGGAGACCCACGAGCAGATTGCACAACTGCGCAAGTCCCTGGAGGAAATGGGGAATCGTCTTTGACTTGGCCCGGCGCCGTCGCGAGCTGGACGAGCTAGAGAAGGTCGCGGAGGAGCCTGGCTTCTGGGATGCCCCGGAGACGGCCCAGAAGCACATGCAGAAGGTGAACCAGGCGCGGCAGGCAGTGGAGCCCTGGAGCGAGCTGCGCGCGCAGTTGGAGGACCTCGAGACCCTCGCCGAGATGGCCGTCGAAGAGCAGGACGAGGCAATGGAACCGGAATTGCAGGAGGGGCTGGAGCAGGCACGCAACAGCATGGCCGACCTGGAACTGTCGACGGTTCTGGGCGGCAAGTATGATCGGAACAACGCCATCCTGACCGTCACCGCGGGCGCAGGAGGCACCGAGGCCTGCGACTGGGCCGAGATGCTGTTGCGCATGTACACCTTCTGGGCTGAGAACTACCGGCGCTACCGGTTCGAGGTGGTGTCGCATGTGGAGGGCGAGGCGGCCGGGATCCGCAATGCGACAGCGCGGGTCAGCGGCCCGATGGCCTACGGGTATCTGAAGGCGGAAGCGGGCGTTCATCGCCTGGTGCGTCTGTCGCCTTTTGACTCCTCCAAGCGCCGCCATACGAGCTTCGCCTCGGTGGATGTGATTCCTGAGGTGGCGGAGGAGGACGAGCTCCCGATCCGTGAGGAGGACCTGCGGGTTGATACCTACCGGTCCAGTGGCGCGGGCGGTCAGCACGTGAACAAGACCGACTCCGCCGTCAGAATCACGCATATCCCCACGGGCATTGTGGTACAATGTCAAAATGAGAGGTCTCAACATTCGAACAAGCGGACGGCCATGCAGATTCTGCAGGCCCGCTTGTATGAACTTGAGCAAAGCAAACACAGTCAAGAGATACAGGGGCTGCGAGGCGAGAAGGGCGACATCGCCTTCGCGAACCAGATTCGAAGCTATGTGATGCAGCCGTATACGATGGTCAAGGACCATCGGACCGGAGTGGAGACGTCAGACGTCACAGGGGTTCTGAACGGCGATCTGCAGGTCTTCATTCGGGCCTATCTGCAGTGGTTAGCTGGGCAAGGTGGTGAGGGTGTATGACAACCCTCCGCACATTGGCAGTGGTGATGGGGCTGAGCCTGGCCGTCACTTCCTGGGCACTTGCAGCAGGCCAAACCGTCAACGCGCTGACTACCGAGAACATTCAGGCAGAAGAAGCGACCTTTGGCGACCTGACCACGGACGCCCTGTGTGATGCGGCCGGAAGCACCATCGCTTTGACACCCGCCGTCGTCTTCAAGCAGGGGATGATCCCAGCCGGACAGGTAACGCAGCAGGACATCGCGTCCTTGCTGTATGACCCCAACGAAAGCTGGGCGGTCCTCAGTCTCACAGGCACGCAGATCCGCCAGGCCCTGGAGCGCTCGGTGTCCTTTGCGCCTACGCCACGGACCTTCTTCCTGCAGGTCTCCGGCCTCACGCTGGTCTATGACCCGGACGCGACGCGTGGACGACGGATCAAGTCTCTGCGCGCGGGTTTCACCGAGATCGACGACGCGGCCAGCTATGAGGTCGCCATGCCGGAGAGCCTGGCCGCCGGCGGCTCGGGGTACTTCACCGTCTTTGATGGCGCCAGGCGAGTGCGCACCGGGACCGAAGGAGCAGCGCGACTGATCGACCGCTATATCACCGCGCGAGGGTCAGTCAGCTACACCGGCCAGGGACGGATCATCGTCGGCGGATAGAGCCCGGACCCAGGCACCAGCACCGAAGTGGATAACAGGCACGGCGGCCGAAGAGGGGAAGTCCTCAGGGCCGCCGTGTTTTTGTTTTTGGGCCTAGACTTTCCCGCGCAACCTCTCCCCCACACTGACGCCCGGCTCTAGTTCTTGCGGCAGACGAAGAGCAGTTGCCGCTGCCAGCCCTCGAAGTCCTCACCAAGGTAATCGCCGTAGATCCCCTTGACCTCCAGCCCAACGCCGGTGATGAGCTCCTGCAACTCCTCGACGCCGTAGAGGCGGATCGAGGCCTCGTGGATGATGGTGTCGGGATCCTCGGGGAGACTCCAGCGGCTGTCGAGGCGTCGCAACTCGCGGTGATAGTGGCAGCGCATGAGGTACTGCTTGTCGTCGGAGGTCGTTACGAGCTGGTGGTAGGGCGCGTAGAGGATCTGGTACTGGCGATTGCGGGTGTCGAGGAGGAAGCGGCCGCCGGGCTTGAGGATCCGTGCCGCCTCACGCAGGACTGCCACGTTCTGGCCCTCCTCGAGGAAGTAGCCGAAGCTGTTGAAGAGGTTGACGACGACGTCCAGACTCTCTGACCGGAAGGGCAGGGCCGCCGCATCCCCTCTCACGAGGCGAGACGCGTGTCCGGAGGCCTGCAGCACCTTGGCCGCACCCCGCAGCATCATCTCCGAAGCGTCCAGGCTGACGACCTGATAGCCCTTCTCCAGGAGGCCCAGAGTGTGGCGTCCGTAGCCGCAGCAGACGTCGGCGATCAGGTCGGTGGGCTGCAGGGCAAGGAGCTTCTCGAGACCGCGAATCTCACGCGCCGTCTCGCGCTCGTCGGGGAAGAAGGACAGGTCCAGCGACTCGTCGCTCTCGAAGAATCGGCGCCACCAGTTGTCGCGGATGGGCTTTGGTTCGGACATTTGACCACCTGGGGGTGTCCTTAGGACCTGTCAGTATGTGTCAGGTCAGGGTGATGAAGGGGATTGGTTGCGCGGCGGACCCTGGATGCCATAGCGAAACTCGTCGCGCAAAAGCCGACCGAAGTTGCGCCGGTAGTAGTCGACCATGGTTCGGGAGCGCATCGTGCGCTCGGCGCCACCCGGGCGCAGGAGCTGGAGACGAGTCCGTGCCCAGCGGACCAGGTACATCAGGGCGGTCGCCGGCCGTCCGTAGTTCAGCCGCCAGTAAGTGTACTCGCTTTCGAGAATCTGGGCGATGAGCTGGGCGTTCTCGACCTTCGCCCCCGACTGTCGGCCGCGGTGAAGGACGAGGGCAGCGGGCACATGCACCGCCTGATAGCCGGCGCGGTGGAGCTTGCGCCCCCAGTCGATATCATCGAGCCACATGAAGTAACGCTCGTCAAGCGGCCCCACCTCTTCCAGCACCCGGCGCGGCATCATAAGGGCGGCCCCGACGAGCCAGTCGACCACACAGGGCTCCGTCATGGCGGCCATTCGGCGGTTCACCACCTCGATGCGCCGGGCCTCGAAGACACCGGGAAGCAGACGCAGGAAGTAGGGCGGGAACTCGGAAGCGGAGAACTGGTAGGAGCCGTCGGGATTGGTGAGGCGTGCACCGGCGGCGCCGTAGCGACGGTCTTGCTCGAGGACCTCCACCAGCTCTTCGAGGCAGCCTGGGCGGACTTCGGTGTCACTGTTCAGCATGAACAGGTAGTCGCCCTGCGCGGCTGCGAGCCCCTGATTGTTAGCCTTCACGAAGCCGAGGTTGTCGTCGTTGCACAGGAGGCGCACGGCCGGGAACTCGGTACGGACCATCTCGGGGCTACCGTCCTGCGAGCCGTTATCGACGACGACGGCTTCGACCCTGAGGGCCGGGCTATCCCAGGGCAGGGACTCCAGGCAGGCTCGCAGCAGGTCTTTGGTGTTCCAGTTGACGATGATGACCGAAACAAGAGGCGGCATGTATTCACCAGGTTGAGGACTGGACCTGGAATCCGAGGAGGGACTTGTCGGGCTCCTGCCAGTCGACGACGACGCGCTGAACCCAGGCCAGCGCCGGGCCTTCATAGAGCTTCTCGAGGAGCTCCTGCAGCGCCTCGGGCGAGCCCTGGGCGACGACCTCGACCTGTCCGGTGGCGAGGTTGCGCACCAAGCCCTTGAGGCCCAGCCGGACGGCCTCACGCTGGACGAAGTAGCGAAATCCAACGCCCTGCACGCGGCCATGAACGCGGGCACGGAACTGCTTGACGTCCGTCTTGCGCTTAGCCATCCGAAGGTGGCGTCTTGGCGCGCACTCGCGGCAGCACCAGGCATAGACCCCAGGCGACGAGACCACCACCCAGGGCAACCAGGACGCCGAGCAGCAGCAGACGCAGGCCAAGGGTCTGCAGGAGAGGCAGCGCGGAAGGCGTGTCGTCCGGTCGACCCACAAGGGTATGGCCGGCGTGAGCGGGACTGGGAGCTTCCTCGGGAGTTGCCGGTCGCACACTGACCGTAGCCCGGTCGAGGATGCCCAGGACGGCCGGCGTCTCAAGGGCCGCAGCCACGATCAAGCACACACCAAGCACCAGGGGAAGGAGGCCCTGGGCCGTCCAGACACGCCTCTCCTCGGAACCGACTGCAGATTCAGGCCTGGCCAAGACCCTGTCTCACCTCCCGGCATCGGGTCGCCGATGGCCCGCCAGAGGGGCCTTGTGCTCTCACTGGCACTGGAACGGATTCGAAGTATAGCATACCCTCTCCAGGGCGAACAACGCTGCGCCTTGTATCTTCGCCAGACGCAGGTAACTGCGGCCCAGGTAGCGAACTGTATGTTATTCTGCGGGTGACAGAGGGCGGCGTGCACCTTACGACCGAGACGAGCGCTGGCGAGAGCGACGCACTTCCGGGGGATACGGACGGGTGACGGGCTGGACAGGCCACGGCCTGAGCTTGTTCACGTTCCTGATGGGAGGAAGCGGGATGACGCCCCTGGGGATCTGTGTGATTGGTGCTGGTGACCTGGGTGCCACTCAGGCGGAGAGCTGGCTGAAGGTTCCGGAGGTCAGGCTCGTTAGTGTTGCGGACCCCGACATTGTGCGCTGTCGGTCGTCGCAGGTGAAGTACGGATTTGACTCGTGGCATGAGGACTACCGGGAGGCCCTCGCACAGCCGGGGATCGACGTCGTGTCGGTGGTGGTGCCCTCGGACTTGCGTCGTGAGTGTGCGGAAGCGGCGATGGGGCGCGGGTACCACGTACTGTGCGCCAATCCGCTTGCGGTGAGCATCGAGGATGCAGAGTCGATGATCGCCAGTCGTGACCGCGCCGGGGTGAAGCTGGGCGTCGGTCTGTGCAGACGTTACCTGGGTCAGGTTTTGAAGACCCGGGAGCTGATTCAGGCGGAGGCCCTCGGCAGGCCCTGCGTGTACCGCTACGTCAGCGGTGGAGAGCGTCTGCACAGGCTGTGGGTCATGGACAAGTACAGCGGCGGCGGTCCCGTCATTGATCTGTGCAGTCGCTACTTCGACGAGATGCGCTTCATCTTCGGCAGTGAGCCGGTCCGAGTGCGGGCTTCGGGGCTGACCCTCTCGGAGGGCGCCGGAGAGATGTCCGGCGCCGACCTTGCGACAGACACGGTGAACCTGATCGTGGGCTTTGCGAGCGGTGACATCGGCGTCATGAGCATCACCTGGGGGCTGCCGCAGGGAGTGGAGACGGGTGCTCTGGAGGATGTGCTGGGCTCACGCGGGGTGATTCGTCTCGACAACCCCACCGAGGTGACGCTGGTAACGAAGCGGGGTCACGAGGAGAAGTTCACCGGACTCGAGGCGGATGCGCAACTGCGGCAACTGGAGGCCTTCGCGCAAGCCATCCGCGAAGATCTGCCGATTCCCTTCTCTGCGGAGGATGGGCTGACGGCGCTGCGGGTCTCCCATGCGGTTTTGGCATCGGTGCGGACCGGTCAGGCGGTTGACCTGGCCTGAGCCCCGCCTTGAGACTGCCTGCCACTTGCACCCTTGGACGGCGCTGACGGCGCCGTCCCGCCATGTCTGGAGAAGGTAAGGATGAGCGGCGACAAGAGCTTTGACGTCATTGCAGTCGGCGGCGTGTGTTGGGATGTGCTGGGAACGGTGACGCGCTATCCTGCCCTCGACGAGAAGGAGATTCTCGGCGAGTTGGTTGAGCAGGGAGGCGGACTGGCGGGCACGGCGGCCGTCGCTGTGGCACGGCTTGGCGGGAAGGCGGCAATCTGGGGTCGCGTGGCCGATGACGAGTACGGCGACAAGAACCTGAGGGAGTTTGCCCGCGAAGGCGTGGATACCGGGCACCTGCAGGTCGTTGCCGGCGGCGCCTCGCAGTTCGCCTTCTGTGTGGCCCAGCAGGGGAGCGGACACCGCAGCATCTTCTGGAAGCCGCCGACGGTGGGACGTCTGCAGCCGAAGGACCTTGACCGAACTGCGCTCATGGACTGCCGGGCGCTCATGATCGACGGCAACCACGTCGACGCGGCGCTGCAAGCCGCCGAGTGGGCGCACGAAGAGGGCATCCCGACGGTGCTGGACATCGAGCGTCCCAGCGCCGACAAGATGCGACTGCTGGAGCTGTGCGACTACCCGATCCTGCCGCAGGACTACGCGATGCAGGCCCTGGGGATTGCCGATCCGCTGGAGGCGGGTCGTTCGCTGCACCGGCAGTTGGGGAAGCTGCTGATTGTGACGCGCGGTGTGGAGGGCTCAGTGGCCTTCGTCGAAGACCAACTCCACCATCAGCCAGCCTTCCGCATGGACAAGGTGATCGATACGACCGGCGCCGGGGACGTCTTCCACGGCGCCTT
This genomic interval carries:
- a CDS encoding SEC-C metal-binding domain-containing protein codes for the protein MAAFLSALLGLFDPNAKAVKRLRRMVDGVNELEPRMRELSDEAFPEKTEEFRERLRKGETTDDLLPESFALTREAARRVLGERPHDVQLMGAIVLHEGKIAEMKTGEGKTLTATMPLVLNALTGRGAHLVTTNDFLVRWQAEWMGRVYHFLGMTVGYIQHDMDAPDRQEMYARDITYIENTELGFDYLRDNMCGHPSQLVLRDLSYAIVDEVDSILVDEARTPLIISGRPQQSVQFYEAIDRVVRRLQPSTNDEAVKAKEEEPNGDYIFDEKFQQSALTERGQDKVEKMLGIHNLSDPEHLDIAHHINASLKAHTLFKRDVHYVVKEGEVIIVDEFTGHLQPGRRYADGLHQAIEAKEGARVEEARQTVATITYQNFFRLYDKIAGMTGTAKTEEGEFVRIYDMPVIVVPTNVPVKRLDSPDVVYKTAEAKYRAIVGEIVNTHVREQPTLVGTRSVEVSEYVSSRLAADRIQTQCLVALCQAQIYDEKATRLTKEQRQEYMTTLRKPIEELSRHDLRPIAKAVGVDMEPTAEENLDATLRLLDVASDKTPPEDRQRYRERLERVLREGVDHSVLNAKFHEQEGQIIAQAGRPGAVTVATNMAGRGVDIVLGGKPEDGRKFDPEQQEKVRAAGGLHILGTERHESRRIDNQLRGRSGRQGDPGSSRFYISLEDELMRLFGPERFGFFLNSWPEEEALVHKIVTRSLERAQEKVEMRNFEMRRNTLRYDDVMNKQREVIYGDRRRVLMGEDISESVLRMLDRTIASAVSTHASKDLHDLDRDIEGLHAALTESVPGIEQRLTVEDVWNLNGPHLEEDLCEVVRGMYAEREETIGSELMRQIERSWLLRVIDTNWMQHLQEMDYLRDSVGLRAYGQMDPLMQYQKEAYEYFDGLLDHIARDVTKAMFLTEVAVEQKGVEVQDMEQGTPMTEAAQDHRDGRGHTYVKRDKEPGRNDPCPCGSGKKYKKCCGLTTANR
- the prfB gene encoding peptide chain release factor 2 (programmed frameshift); this translates as MLMETHEQIAQLRKSLEEMGIVFDLARRRRELDELEKVAEEPGFWDAPETAQKHMQKVNQARQAVEPWSELRAQLEDLETLAEMAVEEQDEAMEPELQEGLEQARNSMADLELSTVLGGKYDRNNAILTVTAGAGGTEACDWAEMLLRMYTFWAENYRRYRFEVVSHVEGEAAGIRNATARVSGPMAYGYLKAEAGVHRLVRLSPFDSSKRRHTSFASVDVIPEVAEEDELPIREEDLRVDTYRSSGAGGQHVNKTDSAVRITHIPTGIVVQCQNERSQHSNKRTAMQILQARLYELEQSKHSQEIQGLRGEKGDIAFANQIRSYVMQPYTMVKDHRTGVETSDVTGVLNGDLQVFIRAYLQWLAGQGGEGV
- a CDS encoding 5'-nucleotidase, which gives rise to MTTLRTLAVVMGLSLAVTSWALAAGQTVNALTTENIQAEEATFGDLTTDALCDAAGSTIALTPAVVFKQGMIPAGQVTQQDIASLLYDPNESWAVLSLTGTQIRQALERSVSFAPTPRTFFLQVSGLTLVYDPDATRGRRIKSLRAGFTEIDDAASYEVAMPESLAAGGSGYFTVFDGARRVRTGTEGAARLIDRYITARGSVSYTGQGRIIVGG
- a CDS encoding class I SAM-dependent methyltransferase is translated as MSEPKPIRDNWWRRFFESDESLDLSFFPDERETAREIRGLEKLLALQPTDLIADVCCGYGRHTLGLLEKGYQVVSLDASEMMLRGAAKVLQASGHASRLVRGDAAALPFRSESLDVVVNLFNSFGYFLEEGQNVAVLREAARILKPGGRFLLDTRNRQYQILYAPYHQLVTTSDDKQYLMRCHYHRELRRLDSRWSLPEDPDTIIHEASIRLYGVEELQELITGVGLEVKGIYGDYLGEDFEGWQRQLLFVCRKN
- a CDS encoding glycosyltransferase family 2 protein, coding for MPPLVSVIIVNWNTKDLLRACLESLPWDSPALRVEAVVVDNGSQDGSPEMVRTEFPAVRLLCNDDNLGFVKANNQGLAAAQGDYLFMLNSDTEVRPGCLEELVEVLEQDRRYGAAGARLTNPDGSYQFSASEFPPYFLRLLPGVFEARRIEVVNRRMAAMTEPCVVDWLVGAALMMPRRVLEEVGPLDERYFMWLDDIDWGRKLHRAGYQAVHVPAALVLHRGRQSGAKVENAQLIAQILESEYTYWRLNYGRPATALMYLVRWARTRLQLLRPGGAERTMRSRTMVDYYRRNFGRLLRDEFRYGIQGPPRNQSPSSP
- a CDS encoding acylphosphatase, with translation MAKRKTDVKQFRARVHGRVQGVGFRYFVQREAVRLGLKGLVRNLATGQVEVVAQGSPEALQELLEKLYEGPALAWVQRVVVDWQEPDKSLLGFQVQSSTW
- a CDS encoding Gfo/Idh/MocA family oxidoreductase, whose amino-acid sequence is MTPLGICVIGAGDLGATQAESWLKVPEVRLVSVADPDIVRCRSSQVKYGFDSWHEDYREALAQPGIDVVSVVVPSDLRRECAEAAMGRGYHVLCANPLAVSIEDAESMIASRDRAGVKLGVGLCRRYLGQVLKTRELIQAEALGRPCVYRYVSGGERLHRLWVMDKYSGGGPVIDLCSRYFDEMRFIFGSEPVRVRASGLTLSEGAGEMSGADLATDTVNLIVGFASGDIGVMSITWGLPQGVETGALEDVLGSRGVIRLDNPTEVTLVTKRGHEEKFTGLEADAQLRQLEAFAQAIREDLPIPFSAEDGLTALRVSHAVLASVRTGQAVDLA
- a CDS encoding PfkB family carbohydrate kinase translates to MSGDKSFDVIAVGGVCWDVLGTVTRYPALDEKEILGELVEQGGGLAGTAAVAVARLGGKAAIWGRVADDEYGDKNLREFAREGVDTGHLQVVAGGASQFAFCVAQQGSGHRSIFWKPPTVGRLQPKDLDRTALMDCRALMIDGNHVDAALQAAEWAHEEGIPTVLDIERPSADKMRLLELCDYPILPQDYAMQALGIADPLEAGRSLHRQLGKLLIVTRGVEGSVAFVEDQLHHQPAFRMDKVIDTTGAGDVFHGAFAYGLTLGYELAQNLRFASAVSALKCRALGGRTGIPSFPETQALLDRGE